DNA sequence from the Maridesulfovibrio frigidus DSM 17176 genome:
GATATTAGGATCGGTGGTAAACACGCCGGGAACATCAGTGTATATTTCGCAGACATCAGCATCAACAGCCGCCGCCATAGCAACTGCAGAGGTGTCAGAACCACCGCGCCCCAGCGTTGTAATTCGTCTCTCTTCCGTGCAGCCCTGAAATCCTGCTACAACTAAAATATCGTTTTTCTCTAGAAGGCGAAGAATTTCATCGCTATCAATATCTAAAATTCGTGCGCGGGAATGAGACGTGTTCGTCTTAATCGGCATTTGGAAACCCAAAAGAGAGCGGGCTTTAATGCCTTTATCTTTAAGGAGCATTGCAAACAAAGCTGTTGAAACTTGTTCACCTGTTGAAACAAGAGAGTCCATCTCCGCTAGATCAGGCGTTTCAGACCATTCATTAGCTAATGAGATCAACCTGTTAGTTTCCCCGGACATTGCGGACAAAACAACAATAACTTTGCTGCCTTGCTCGTAAGGAACCAAAACTTTTCCCATAACCTGCTTCATGCATTCGAGGTTCTTAACTGAAGTTCCACCGAATTTTTGTACTACGATGTTCATTTGAACATTATCTCCTTACCATATTTATTAAACGTAAATCTTAGAATGACTTAAGAAAAGTGAATATCTCTTCTAGGAGGGGAGTTGTTGGTCCATGAACGGTCAACTCAATCTTTCTGCCGGCCTTGGCATCTTTCCAAGTGAAGAGTAGGGCACTATCGGGCCAAAATTCAGTTCTGAGATACTGAATCCACTCCACTACTGTCAAAGTTTTTTTATTGTTCAGTAAATCAAAGAATTCATCATCAGGGCACTGACCTTCTAATCTATAGAGATCAAAATGCTCAACCTGAGGATTTGTAGGGTAAATATTAAGAATATTGAAACTAGGACTGCTAACTTCTGCGTTTTCAGCACCCGGAAAAGATTCTACCAACGCTCGAACAAATGTTGTTTTCCCCGCTCCCAAGTCTCCATTTAGGAAAATAGGCACGAATTCTTTCTTATTTTTAAAAAAATCTGCCAGCGTAGAACCGAATTTAAGGGTCGATTCCACGTCTGGCAAATTAATAATGAACTGATTCTTAACCATTAGCTTTAGTAAGAACCTTTAAAACATCTTCTTTACCGACCACGCCTATAAGTTTCCCGTCTTCAACAACAGGTAGGGTATAAAGCTTTTTCTCAACCATCAGGTCAGCAATTTTTTCAATGCTTGTTTCAGGTGTTATAGTTACAGGGTTAGGAGTCATGGCTTGTTCAACCTTAGTAGCTGATATTTTATTAATTTCTTTTTCAAGATCATCACTTGATGACAATGAAATAAAGCCATCCAATATGGTGAAAAATGATGGCACTGAAAGGCTTTTCTGTTGAGCAACTAGGTCGCTCTGGCAGATTACACCAACGAGTTCTTCTTTTGAGTTAACAACAGGAACCCCGTTCAAATGTTTCTCAAGAAGCAACTTCGCGGCAACAACAACTTCAGTTTCAGGCGTAAGGGTAAGAGCACCGGATGTCATAATGTCTTTAGCTGTTAGCATAATTCCTCCTTAAGAACTTCTGGAATACTATTAGCAATTTCAGTTGCGATATTGCCTCTGTGCGGAAATTTTTTATTTAGATATAACCCACACTTTCCGTGTAAGTATACACCCATACATGCGCTTTGCATAGCGTGAATTCCCTTTGCAAGCAATGCTCCGATGATACCTGCTAAAATATCACCTGACCCCGCCGCAGCAAGATTCGGGGCGCAAATCGGTGAGATCATGGTTTTTCCATCAGGACAACCGACAATTGTGCCAGCTCCTTTAAGAACCATAACCACTTTCTTTGAAACCGCATATTTATGCGCTGTTTCTATACGCGCGGACTCAATTTCGGGAATGCTCTTATTAACAAGCCGACCCATTTCGCCGGGATGTGGAGTAAAAATTGTATCCTCCTTAACCAACGGCAAAAGGTGCGTCCGCTTAGACAATGCATACAGCGCATCTGCGTCAAATATTGCCGGAGGGTGGTCTGCTAAAACGATAGCTTCGACCAGATTCATCGCCCCTTCAGTTCTACCCAGCCCCGGGCCGATAGCTAATGCATCATAGTCTTTAAGCACCGGGAGTAGATCTTTAATTGCTTGATCATCCCAATGATCACCGGAACCAAGCGCCATAGTCATCAGTTCCGGCATGAACGCACTCACCTCAGAAGCTAGCCCGGAAGGGCAGCCGAGAGTAACTAATCCAGCCCCGGATCGTATTGCGGCAAGACCGGCAAGTTCCAAAGCCCCGGTCATCCCTGGTGCTCCTCCGATAATCAGAACATGACCAGATGTTCCTTTATGCATGCCCGGAGTTAAAGCGGGAATAATCTCAAAAATTTTATTGTTCATTAAAAAGTGATCAACAGGGTGAGCCTTCTTAACATAATCAGGAATCCCGATTGGCCGAACAATAAGCTTTCCAGTGTAAGCTTTAGATTCCGGCAAAACCAGCCCAACTTTTGCGGCCTCAAACGTAACCGTAGCATGAGCCTTAACAGCTATAGTATGAACCTTTCCCGTGAGACCATTTAAACCAGATGGTACATCGACAGAAAAAATATAGGATTCATCTTTTTTTAAGTTGATAGCTTCTACTATCAATTGTGCAAAAGGCCTAAGTTCATTATCAAAACCCGTACCGAGCAGGGCATCTATAATAATATCTGATTTGGGCAGGGAAACTTTATCCGCTGCACGGAAAAATTTAAGCTGGACTCCAGCTTTAACTGCAACTTTAAGATGATATAAAGCATCACCTTTGTATTTATTTTTAGGCGCGGTGTGCATGATTAAAACGTCTGCACCTAAATCTGCAAGCTGCCGTCCCATGACAAAGCCATCACCACCGTTATTCCCAGAGCCTGCAATGATCAGTATTTTTTTGCTTTCAACTGGGCCGAACTCAGAAAGAAGAGTGGCAACAGCTTCACGAGCAGCATTTTCCATAAGGATCTCGCCACGAATACCTATTTCATTTATCGCGGCACGGTCCCATCCGTTCATTTGCAGTGGTGTGGGAAGCGGTGAAAACATTGGTTACCCTCGTATGTTACTTTTCAAGAATTACAACAGCCGCAGCAGTGTCTCGCCCATGTGTTATGGATATGAGTATGTTTTTTACACCCATTTCATCAGCCTTCACAAGCCCCTTTCCATTAAACTTTAGAAGCGGAGCGCCTGATTCGAGATTAAAAATCTCAACACTTTTAAAAGTGATACCCAAGGAAAAACCAGTTCCCAAGGCTTTTACCGCCGCTTCTTTTGCAGCAAAACGGGCGGCAAGGTGCGGAACAGATTTTTTTTCTGGAACAAATTTAATTTCTTCATCAGTAAGAAAAGTCTGCAAAAAACGCTCGCCGAATTTCTCCAGCGAGCTTTCTATTCTATTAAGTTCGGTAATATCTATTCCAAGACCTACTATCATTTTTAATCCGCAAAAGTTCTTATTATTTCGACCATATCTTTGACAGCTCTATCAATTCCCACAAGAATTGCACGGGCCATAATTGAATGCCCGATTGAGTATTCGCAAATCCCTTCAACTTCAGCAAAGTCGAGAATATTTGTGTAATTCAGACCGTGACCCAAATTTACCTTCAAACCCAGATCCTGACTCATTTTTATGCCGTCAATTATGCGAGCAAGTTCAGTTTTTTGCTCGGTTCTATTTTTAGCATCGGCAAAATGTCCTGTATGAATTTCTACATATTCTGCGCCAATTTTATGTGAAGCTTTAATCTGAGCAGGATCTGCATCAATAAATAAACTTGAGCGAACACCTGCAGCATGAAGAGGAGTGAGATATTTTATAAATCTTTCTTCCTGACCAACGCAATTAAGCCCGCCCTCAGTTGTTAGTTCTGCTCTTTTCTCAGGAACAAGACAAACAGTGGCAGGATTAATTTTAAGTGCGATAGTCTGCATCTCAGCAGTTGCAGCCATTTCAAAATTAAATTTTGTTTGAATAGTCTGGCTGATAAGATCGATATCACGATCCTGAACGTGTCTTCTGTCCTCACGCAGATGCATGATAATTCCAGCAGCACCGGCAAGTTCACACATTGCAGCCGCAACAACAGGGTCCGGCTCAGTACCAAGCCTAGCCTGCCTGACGGTAGCAACATGATCAACATTAACGCATAAAAGGGGCATATTTATATCCTCCGATAATTTTAACTTATTAACTAAACCGAATATTTTATAAATTTAAATCACAGAATTTATCCGGCGTTATCAGTCGAGGATATAGTCATTGGACTTTGATGGCAACTGTCATATCGTTAAACACACACTTGACATTGACATTAAAATTACAATGGCGTTATCGCCTTTATATCCGATTGCAAGTAACAGGCTCAGGTCTAAATAATTTGACTTTTTTGACCGTCCTGTTAGTGACGGTTTTTTTAAACGTAAAGTAATCAAGAAGAGAATAGCTAATGAACATATGTATAGTAGGAACTGGTTATGTAGGATTGGTCAGTGCTGCCTGTTTTGCCGAAATGGGAAACCACGTGTGGTGTGTAGACGTAAATCCTGACGTTATCAAAACTCTCAAAGAAGGTAAGATTCATATTTTTGAACCTGGTCTTGAAGATCTGGTTAGGCGAAACTATGAAGATAAAAGACTTTTATTCACTACCAACCTTAAAGAAGGTCTGGACAAAGCCCGCTTTATTTTCATTACTGTCGGGACTCCCTGCAACCCAGACGGTAGTTGCGACTTGAAATATGTTGAAGCTGTTGCCCGCGAAGTAGGGCAGACCATGACAGAATCCAAGATTATCGTTGATAAATCGACAGTTCCAGTCGGAACCGCTGATAAAGTTCGCGCAATAGTTAAAGCAGAACTTGATAAACGCGGACTTGATCTTGAATTTGATGTCGCATCCAACCCTGAATTCCTTAAAGAAGGCGATGCTGTCAGCGACTTTATGAAACCAGACAGAGTTGTTGTGGGAACTGAAAAAGAAGCAACCTGCAAAGAATTTGAAACATTATACGCACCATATGCCCGCAGCAGATCAAAAATGATCTTTATGGGAACAAGAAGTGCGGAAATGACAAAATATGCCGCAAACTGCATGCTTGCTACAAAAATTTCATTTATTAATGAAATGGCAGGAATCTGTGAAAAAGTTGGGGCAAATGTACGTGAAGTCAGACTCGGCATTGGTTCAGATCATCGCATCGGTTACTATTTCATATACCCGGGCGTAGGATATGGCGGTTCATGTTTCCCTAAAGACGTGAAAGCCCTGATCAACACTGCTAAAGAAGTCGGCGCACGACCTGAACTCATCGAAGCCGTTGATTCTGTTAACAACAGACAGAAGAAAATGCTTTCCCGCAAGATCTTGGATTACTTCGAACCTCAGGGCGGAGTGAAAGGAAAGACCCTTGCAATATGGGGACTTGCATTCAAAGCAAATACTGATGACATGAGAGAATCTTCCGCTTTATCCATCATCACCGAGCTGACTGAGGCCGGAATGAAGATTAAAGCTTTTGATCCAGTAGCTCACACGAAAGCAGAAGAGCTTCTACGTGATAATGATCTAGTGGAAATCGTACACAACCAGTATGAAGTGCTTGAGGGCGCCAATGCTGTAGCAGTTGTGACCGATTGGAACCAGTTCAGAAATCCTGATTTTGATAAAGTTAAAGAAGCGCTGCTTGCGCCTGTTATTTTTGACGGAAGAAATCTTTACGATCCGTCATACCTCGGCAGCAACGGTTTTGCTTACTTCAGTGTAGGACGCAGACCTGTTGGCAATTTAGATTAGCCGAAATTTATGCTCATAAATAAAAAGCCCGCTTTAAGCGGGCTTTTTATTTTCTAAGGTGATAAAGATTTCATACAAGATCTGAGTTGCAGTTCCTGTAAAATTAACCGTTCGTATTCTGGACTGTATGGAACTTCTTCTTGGTTTTCTTGATTCAACATTTTAGCTAGAAACTGGGTTTCTTCCCAGAAATCAAGCAATTCATCATTTGCTAATGATTTAATTTGATCTTCCAAAGTAACATTATCCGTTGGGGAAAACTGAGCCATGCGAGTTCATACCCTCCTGAGTCTTCGCCTAATTGATGATTTTTATTTCAGTCAGATGACTAGATAGTCATTTATACGTGACTAGTCAATTTTTAGTAGAAAAAAATTTTTGATGAATTATGTAATAAGTTTATGATTAGCTTGCAAATATTCCAGATGAATAATAATATACCGAATTAATAAGAACAGTTTGTTGATAAGAATAACTTTTTTCATGGTCAATTTTGATCATGCATTACAATAGCAACTATCAGGGGGCAGGAATGGAAGAAGATGAAATCAAGCTTGATGATGAACTAATCCAGCTAGTCACCTTCAGTATTGCCGAAGAAGAGTTCGGAGTTGATATTCTGGCGGTTCAGGAAATTATTCGAACTATGGAAATAACCAAAGTTCCAAGAGCACCTGTATTTGTTGAAGGGGTAATTAACCTTCGCGGTAAGGTTATTCCTATTGTTGACCTAAGAAGCAAATTTGGTCTTGAGACTAGAGCACATGATCAGCACACTCGTATTATCGTTATTGAAATTACTGATATGATAATCGGTTTTGTGGTTGATTCTGTTTCAGAAGTTCTCAGGATTCCGGCAAATACAATTGAGCCACCACCACCTGTTGTTTCAGGGCTCGAGTCTGAATACATCAGCGGAGTTGGTAAACTTGAAGACAGACTTCTTATTCTGCTTGATCTTAACAGGCTCCTTTCAGACGATGAACAGGAATTGCTTGCACAGGTTTAGCTAGAATTTAAAAGAGGTACAGGACACTGCAAACTTATCTTAAGCATGTGGTTGTTTCTGAATACGATTGAATTTATGAGTCTGTTACCAGTTAATCTACGATTAAACGTCTATTTACTGGACAACAGAACTGTTTCTCTGCAAAAAAAAGCCGTCCCCTGAATTATCGGGAGGACGGTTTTCTTTTTTATAATAATTTTTTGGAGCTAAATTGTCGTTACCGTCCGAATTAACCGCTTTTGCAACCGGAAGCGGAACTACTGCACGAGTTTTTAAAAGTGGCCCCGGAACACAGGCGTTCACCGCGCACAATCTGCATTCCCGCGGACAATCTGTTGTCATGGTTGCGCCGGGAGCTCGTGAATATGCAGAACTGAAAGCGTTAATCACACTATTCAGCCGCAACGACCGTGACCAGAAAGGTAAAGTTATACCTGCTTGGGAAAGAGACTGGGTTTTCCTTCCACCGTATCTGTCAAAATCTCCTCTCGCTTCCGAGTGGGCAGATAGATGGGCTGCGCTACATGCTTTGACCCGTGGAGGTAAACAGTCTGTACTGATGACTGTTGATAATCTGCTACCGAAATGGCCAGCCCCCTCAATACTCGAAAATAATTATATCAATCTTTCCAAAGGCGAAGAAATGGACCCGGAAATGCTCATTGAGCAGGCCGTTTCGTGGGGCTATTCACGCACTAAACTTGTTTCCGGCTATGGCGAAATGTCCATGCGCGGAGACATTTTAGATATATACGCTCCGGGTTATGATCTACCCATAAGGATCGAATTTTTCGGTGATATCATTGAAGAAATACGCGTTTTTGATCCCTCTACTCAGCGTTCCAAAGCTGATCTCGATGAAGTAACCTTACTCCCCGTAGCACCAGCCATGCTGACAGGTGACAACATCGATGCTGCCGCCGATCTTTGGGACCACCTTAAAACGACCGGTGAAATTTCTGCAGAAGGACATTCAAATCTTCATGAAAAAGTTGGTAACGCAGATGGAATGATCTGGCCCGGACTCTTTTATCCTGATTGTACTGATCTAAAATCATTTTTATCTAAAAAAGCCGTATGGGTGCTTTCATCCGCCTCAAATTTAAGACTCAGGCTTAAAGATCATGAATATGGCTGGAAAACTTTTCTACATGACAAATCAGCTCACGCAGGCTGTAAATGGCCTATAAACACAATTTGCTGGAACGAAGAAAAGGCTAGATCAACATGGCAGGGCGAACGCCAAATTGTGTACGAAGATCTAGTTATCGGGCGTGAGAAAGACGGGATAGATCTGCCTGAAAGATCGCTTACCGCATTTTCTGATATTTTTTGGAAGCCGGAGCAGATGAAACGACCTTGGGCTGCGCTTGTGGCTGCACTTAAAGAGTGGAATTATGAACGATTCCAGACGGTGCTTAGCTTCAGAACTGATAGATCTCGCAAAAAATTTCTATCTCTCATTGAATCTGAACAACTTTCAATTTCTACAGAATATTCCCCGCTGAATAAAGGAATTTACGCT
Encoded proteins:
- the tsaE gene encoding tRNA (adenosine(37)-N6)-threonylcarbamoyltransferase complex ATPase subunit type 1 TsaE; amino-acid sequence: MVKNQFIINLPDVESTLKFGSTLADFFKNKKEFVPIFLNGDLGAGKTTFVRALVESFPGAENAEVSSPSFNILNIYPTNPQVEHFDLYRLEGQCPDDEFFDLLNNKKTLTVVEWIQYLRTEFWPDSALLFTWKDAKAGRKIELTVHGPTTPLLEEIFTFLKSF
- a CDS encoding CBS domain-containing protein — translated: MLTAKDIMTSGALTLTPETEVVVAAKLLLEKHLNGVPVVNSKEELVGVICQSDLVAQQKSLSVPSFFTILDGFISLSSSDDLEKEINKISATKVEQAMTPNPVTITPETSIEKIADLMVEKKLYTLPVVEDGKLIGVVGKEDVLKVLTKANG
- a CDS encoding bifunctional ADP-dependent NAD(P)H-hydrate dehydratase/NAD(P)H-hydrate epimerase gives rise to the protein MFSPLPTPLQMNGWDRAAINEIGIRGEILMENAAREAVATLLSEFGPVESKKILIIAGSGNNGGDGFVMGRQLADLGADVLIMHTAPKNKYKGDALYHLKVAVKAGVQLKFFRAADKVSLPKSDIIIDALLGTGFDNELRPFAQLIVEAINLKKDESYIFSVDVPSGLNGLTGKVHTIAVKAHATVTFEAAKVGLVLPESKAYTGKLIVRPIGIPDYVKKAHPVDHFLMNNKIFEIIPALTPGMHKGTSGHVLIIGGAPGMTGALELAGLAAIRSGAGLVTLGCPSGLASEVSAFMPELMTMALGSGDHWDDQAIKDLLPVLKDYDALAIGPGLGRTEGAMNLVEAIVLADHPPAIFDADALYALSKRTHLLPLVKEDTIFTPHPGEMGRLVNKSIPEIESARIETAHKYAVSKKVVMVLKGAGTIVGCPDGKTMISPICAPNLAAAGSGDILAGIIGALLAKGIHAMQSACMGVYLHGKCGLYLNKKFPHRGNIATEIANSIPEVLKEELC
- a CDS encoding holo-[acyl-carrier-protein] synthase: MIVGLGIDITELNRIESSLEKFGERFLQTFLTDEEIKFVPEKKSVPHLAARFAAKEAAVKALGTGFSLGITFKSVEIFNLESGAPLLKFNGKGLVKADEMGVKNILISITHGRDTAAAVVILEK
- a CDS encoding pyridoxine 5'-phosphate synthase, yielding MPLLCVNVDHVATVRQARLGTEPDPVVAAAMCELAGAAGIIMHLREDRRHVQDRDIDLISQTIQTKFNFEMAATAEMQTIALKINPATVCLVPEKRAELTTEGGLNCVGQEERFIKYLTPLHAAGVRSSLFIDADPAQIKASHKIGAEYVEIHTGHFADAKNRTEQKTELARIIDGIKMSQDLGLKVNLGHGLNYTNILDFAEVEGICEYSIGHSIMARAILVGIDRAVKDMVEIIRTFAD
- a CDS encoding UDP-glucose dehydrogenase family protein, translated to MNICIVGTGYVGLVSAACFAEMGNHVWCVDVNPDVIKTLKEGKIHIFEPGLEDLVRRNYEDKRLLFTTNLKEGLDKARFIFITVGTPCNPDGSCDLKYVEAVAREVGQTMTESKIIVDKSTVPVGTADKVRAIVKAELDKRGLDLEFDVASNPEFLKEGDAVSDFMKPDRVVVGTEKEATCKEFETLYAPYARSRSKMIFMGTRSAEMTKYAANCMLATKISFINEMAGICEKVGANVREVRLGIGSDHRIGYYFIYPGVGYGGSCFPKDVKALINTAKEVGARPELIEAVDSVNNRQKKMLSRKILDYFEPQGGVKGKTLAIWGLAFKANTDDMRESSALSIITELTEAGMKIKAFDPVAHTKAEELLRDNDLVEIVHNQYEVLEGANAVAVVTDWNQFRNPDFDKVKEALLAPVIFDGRNLYDPSYLGSNGFAYFSVGRRPVGNLD
- a CDS encoding chemotaxis protein CheW; its protein translation is MEEDEIKLDDELIQLVTFSIAEEEFGVDILAVQEIIRTMEITKVPRAPVFVEGVINLRGKVIPIVDLRSKFGLETRAHDQHTRIIVIEITDMIIGFVVDSVSEVLRIPANTIEPPPPVVSGLESEYISGVGKLEDRLLILLDLNRLLSDDEQELLAQV